CGGGGAAGAACGCGCCCACCGCGATCAGCAGCACCTTCGCGGTCTCGCCGATGCCGAACCAGAGGAGGAACAGCGGCACCCACGCCAGCGACGGGATGTTCTTCAGGCTCTGGAAGAGCGGGTCGAACAGGTCGCTGGCCGTCCGCGAGAGGCCGGTGACGGTCCCGAGCGCGGTGCCGACGGCGATCCCCAGCCCCGCCCCGAGGAAGACGCGCTGGAGCGTGATGGCGACGTGGCCCCACAACTCCCCGGAGGCCGCCATCCCGTACAGCGTCTCGGCGACGCGCAGCGGGGTCGGGAGCTGGTACGCGGGGATCGCGCCGGTCGCGACGACGACGTGCCAGCCGACGACGAGCGCCGCCGGGACGACGAGCCCGAGCAGCGGCCGGAAGCGGTCCGCTGAGGGGAGCGCGACCGGGCCGATCGTTCGCGGCTCGGTTCGGGCGTCGGTGGCCATCTCAGACGACCTCGCTCGCGAACTCGGAGTCGATCAGCTCGTCGACGCGGCCGGCGGGGTCGGCGTCCTCGGTGACGAGCCCCTCGCTTTCGAGGATCGGCGAGAGGTTCGACAGCAGCTCGCGGTGCGGGTCGCCCGGGATCGGCCGAGAGAGGTCGTTCCGCTGCGTGAACACGCGCTCCGCGACCGGCTCCGACATCTCCGAGGCGTCCGCGAGGATCCCCGCGGTCTCCTCGGGGTTCTCGACCGCCCACTCGCGGCCGCGCTCGTACGCCTCGATCACGCGGCGCGCGTCCTCGGGGCGGTCGGCGAGGAAGCCGTCGAGGAAGTTGAGGAAGCCGTAGGTGTTGTACC
This genomic stretch from Halorubrum hochsteinianum harbors:
- a CDS encoding ABC transporter permease, giving the protein MATDARTEPRTIGPVALPSADRFRPLLGLVVPAALVVGWHVVVATGAIPAYQLPTPLRVAETLYGMAASGELWGHVAITLQRVFLGAGLGIAVGTALGTVTGLSRTASDLFDPLFQSLKNIPSLAWVPLFLLWFGIGETAKVLLIAVGAFFPVYLNLSTGIAAVDEELLEVAEVYDLGRVESLRRVVFPAALPSLLVGIRGGVGLAWMFVVAAELIAASQGIGFLLSDGRTLARPDIIVGSILLFAFLGNCSDVAVREVRDRVVGR